A genomic segment from Paramixta manurensis encodes:
- the rodZ gene encoding cytoskeleton protein RodZ, giving the protein MNTEATQDNSAVNSTGERLRIAREQMGLTQQNVAERLCLKLSTVRDIEEDKSPADLASTFLRGYIRSYARLVHVPEGELLPMMEKQAPVRAAKVEPMQSFSLGKRRKKRDGWLMIFTWLVLFVVVGLTGAWWWQNHKAAQDDLVSMSDQNTATSGDDNSQSISLDNGSTPDESSNAAQPAAPSDNAANTPAGGNNNSAAPSAAAPAANAPAANNSAAPTATNNSDANAVVSPSQAPVENGAAAPSATNGQLPTGSAGVTQPAADPNAVVMNFNADCWLEVTDASGKKLFSGMQRSGGKLSLAGTAPYRLKIGAPSAVQVQYQGQPVDLSRFIRNNQVARLTLGAQ; this is encoded by the coding sequence ATGAATACTGAAGCCACTCAAGATAATTCTGCAGTAAATTCCACAGGCGAACGCCTGCGTATTGCCCGTGAGCAAATGGGTCTAACGCAGCAAAACGTTGCAGAGCGTCTTTGCCTGAAACTTTCTACCGTCCGTGACATTGAGGAAGATAAGTCTCCTGCCGATTTGGCATCAACGTTCTTGCGTGGTTACATCCGCTCTTATGCGCGTCTGGTTCATGTACCGGAAGGCGAGCTGTTGCCGATGATGGAGAAACAAGCGCCGGTTCGCGCGGCAAAAGTTGAACCGATGCAGAGTTTCTCGCTGGGCAAACGTCGTAAAAAACGCGACGGTTGGTTGATGATTTTCACCTGGCTGGTGTTGTTTGTCGTCGTGGGTTTGACGGGCGCCTGGTGGTGGCAGAACCATAAAGCCGCGCAGGATGATTTGGTTTCGATGAGCGATCAAAACACGGCGACTTCGGGCGATGACAATAGTCAGTCTATTTCGCTGGATAACGGTAGTACGCCAGATGAGAGCAGCAATGCGGCTCAACCTGCGGCACCGTCTGATAACGCTGCGAATACCCCCGCTGGCGGAAATAATAACAGCGCTGCGCCATCTGCCGCCGCGCCGGCGGCTAACGCACCTGCCGCAAACAATAGCGCTGCGCCGACCGCGACCAATAATAGTGATGCCAATGCGGTCGTATCGCCGAGCCAAGCTCCGGTGGAAAATGGTGCCGCTGCACCCTCGGCAACCAATGGTCAATTGCCGACCGGTAGTGCCGGTGTAACGCAGCCTGCGGCCGATCCTAATGCGGTAGTAATGAATTTTAACGCTGATTGTTGGCTGGAAGTAACCGATGCGTCGGGCAAAAAACTGTTCAGCGGAATGCAACGTAGCGGTGGTAAACTCAGTCTGGCCGGCACCGCGCCTTATCGTTTGAAAATTGGCGCACCGTCGGCGGTACAGGTCCAGTATCAAGGGCAGCCTGTAGATTTGAGTCGTTTTATCCGTAATAACCAGGTTGCTCGCCTGACATTGGGTGCGCAATAA
- the pilW gene encoding type IV pilus biogenesis/stability protein PilW, with amino-acid sequence MRNGLRYSLLAGFVVSGCVSQVSDHPALQARLQLGLIYLAQGQLHAAQRNLQRAQVLAPEDYRTHLAMARLYQAQGRNDAAAQGYRLALQRAPHNGYVLNNYGAFLCGLGQYDAAQQQFRLAGRQLQPGVRADSLENTGYCYLTKGEQEPARQALSQAIKVDRHKGMTMLTEAERRFGNGEPVLARFLLDVYQHSLPATAESVWLEIRFAALGGRTDDVKRHGERLARNFPQSIQYQHFLANEY; translated from the coding sequence ATGCGTAATGGATTACGGTATAGCCTGTTGGCGGGGTTTGTTGTAAGTGGGTGTGTCAGTCAGGTGAGTGACCACCCGGCGCTACAGGCGCGGTTGCAGCTAGGGTTAATTTATTTGGCGCAAGGGCAATTGCACGCCGCGCAGCGTAATCTGCAACGCGCGCAGGTACTGGCGCCGGAGGATTATCGTACACACCTTGCTATGGCACGTTTGTATCAGGCGCAAGGGCGCAATGATGCGGCGGCGCAAGGTTACCGTTTGGCGCTGCAACGCGCACCGCATAATGGTTACGTGCTTAACAATTACGGTGCGTTTCTTTGCGGTTTAGGGCAGTATGATGCGGCACAACAACAGTTTAGACTGGCTGGTCGTCAGTTGCAGCCCGGGGTCAGGGCCGATAGTTTGGAAAATACCGGCTATTGTTATTTGACTAAGGGTGAACAGGAACCTGCGAGACAGGCGCTGAGTCAGGCCATTAAGGTTGATCGGCACAAAGGAATGACGATGCTGACAGAAGCCGAAAGGCGATTTGGAAACGGGGAGCCTGTTTTGGCACGGTTCCTGTTAGATGTATATCAACACAGCTTACCCGCTACGGCGGAAAGTGTGTGGTTAGAGATTCGTTTCGCCGCGTTGGGCGGGCGTACTGATGACGTTAAGCGTCACGGTGAACGCCTGGCGCGAAATTTTCCACAATCGATACAGTACCAGCATTTTTTAGCTAATGAATACTGA
- a CDS encoding bifunctional tRNA (adenosine(37)-C2)-methyltransferase TrmG/ribosomal RNA large subunit methyltransferase RlmN, giving the protein MSEQIVTPSSASPAMVSAKNEKINLLDLNRQQMREFFISLGEKPFRADQVMKWIYHYCCDDFDQMTDINKVLRGKLKQLTEIRAPEVAEEKRSTDGTIKWAIRVGDQLVETVYIPEDDRATLCVSSQVGCALECKFCSTAQQGFNRNLRVSEIIGQVWRAAKIIGAARVTGQRPITNVVMMGMGEPLLNLTNVVPAMEIMLDDFGFGLSKRRVTLSTSGVVPALDKLGDMIDVALAISLHAPNDTIRDEIVPINKKYNIETFLAAVRRYLGKSNANQGRVTIEYVMLDHVNDSTDDAHQLAELLKDTPCKINLIPWNPFPGAPYGRSSNSRIDRFSKVLMEYGFTTIVRKTRGDDIDAACGQLAGEVIDRTKRTLRKKMAGESISVKAL; this is encoded by the coding sequence ATGTCCGAACAAATTGTGACGCCGTCGTCCGCATCCCCCGCCATGGTTTCTGCCAAGAACGAAAAAATTAATTTACTGGATCTCAATCGTCAGCAAATGCGTGAGTTTTTTATTTCGCTGGGCGAAAAACCGTTCCGTGCCGATCAAGTTATGAAGTGGATTTATCACTACTGCTGTGATGATTTCGACCAGATGACCGATATCAATAAGGTACTGCGCGGTAAATTAAAGCAACTGACAGAAATCCGCGCGCCGGAAGTGGCGGAAGAAAAACGCTCAACCGATGGCACAATTAAATGGGCGATTCGCGTTGGCGATCAACTGGTTGAAACGGTCTACATCCCGGAGGACGATCGCGCCACATTGTGCGTCTCTTCGCAGGTTGGTTGCGCGCTTGAATGCAAATTCTGTTCAACGGCACAGCAGGGCTTTAACCGCAACTTGCGCGTTTCGGAAATTATTGGGCAAGTCTGGCGCGCGGCGAAAATTATCGGCGCGGCCCGTGTTACCGGCCAGCGTCCCATCACTAACGTGGTAATGATGGGGATGGGCGAACCGCTGCTTAATTTAACCAATGTGGTGCCGGCGATGGAAATTATGCTGGATGACTTTGGTTTTGGTTTGTCAAAACGTCGTGTCACGCTTTCAACCTCGGGCGTGGTTCCGGCGCTGGATAAACTCGGCGATATGATTGATGTCGCGTTGGCGATTTCACTGCATGCGCCAAATGATACCATCCGTGATGAAATTGTCCCGATCAACAAAAAGTACAATATAGAGACTTTCCTTGCTGCGGTCCGTCGCTATCTGGGTAAGTCGAATGCTAATCAGGGGCGCGTGACGATTGAGTATGTCATGCTGGATCATGTGAATGACAGCACCGATGATGCGCATCAATTGGCTGAGTTATTGAAAGATACGCCGTGCAAAATCAACCTGATTCCGTGGAACCCCTTCCCAGGCGCGCCCTATGGCCGCAGCTCTAACAGCCGTATCGATCGTTTTTCGAAAGTGCTGATGGAATATGGGTTTACCACCATTGTGCGCAAAACGCGCGGTGATGATATTGATGCCGCCTGCGGCCAATTAGCGGGTGAGGTTATTGATCGGACTAAGCGTACGCTGCGTAAAAAAATGGCCGGCGAATCAATATCTGTGAAGGCGCTCTGA
- the ndk gene encoding nucleoside-diphosphate kinase, with protein sequence MTVERTFSIVKPNAVAKNVIGAIYNRFESAGFKIVAAKMLHLTKEQAEGFYAEHQGKPFFDGLVEFMTSGPIMVSVLEGENAVQRHRDLMGATNPANALAGTLRADYADSFTENATHGSDSQESAAREIAYFFGEGEICPRTR encoded by the coding sequence ATGACAGTAGAACGTACTTTTTCCATCGTAAAACCGAACGCGGTGGCAAAAAACGTAATTGGCGCTATTTACAATCGCTTCGAAAGCGCGGGCTTTAAAATTGTGGCGGCAAAAATGCTGCACCTGACTAAAGAGCAGGCGGAAGGCTTTTACGCGGAACATCAGGGCAAACCTTTCTTTGACGGCTTGGTGGAGTTTATGACATCCGGCCCGATCATGGTGTCGGTACTGGAAGGTGAAAATGCGGTGCAACGCCACCGTGACCTGATGGGCGCAACCAACCCGGCGAACGCATTGGCTGGCACGTTACGTGCTGATTACGCTGACAGCTTTACTGAAAACGCGACGCACGGTTCTGATTCCCAAGAGTCCGCCGCGCGTGAAATCGCCTACTTCTTTGGTGAAGGCGAAATCTGCCCACGTACGCGTTGA
- the sseA gene encoding 3-mercaptopyruvate sulfurtransferase, which produces MTTSYFVTPGWLAEHLNQDDIQVLDARMLPPGMEKVRDIEAEYLAGHLPRAPFFNIEALSDHTSDWPHMMPRPEAFAVAMRELGVSHEKHLVVYDEGNLFSAPRAWWMLKAFGVEQVSILAGGLQAWKQAELPLETGAVNLPEADFEATFDASQVRRVTDVLLISHEGTAQIVDARAANRFNAEVDEPRPGLHRGHIPGSLNVPWNALVVNGELKPNAELAAIFERQGVNIHQPVVASCGSGVTAVVVILALMTLGAQDVTLYDGSWGEWGARDDLPIAK; this is translated from the coding sequence ATGACAACCTCTTACTTTGTTACTCCCGGTTGGCTTGCCGAACATCTGAACCAAGACGATATTCAAGTGCTGGATGCGCGGATGCTGCCGCCAGGTATGGAAAAAGTACGTGATATTGAGGCGGAATATCTCGCCGGGCACTTACCACGCGCACCTTTTTTTAATATTGAAGCGCTTTCCGACCATACCAGCGACTGGCCTCATATGATGCCGCGTCCGGAAGCCTTTGCCGTTGCCATGCGTGAGTTGGGTGTCAGCCACGAAAAGCATCTGGTGGTGTATGACGAAGGTAATCTGTTTTCTGCGCCGCGTGCCTGGTGGATGCTGAAAGCGTTTGGCGTTGAGCAGGTTTCCATTTTGGCCGGTGGCCTTCAGGCATGGAAGCAGGCGGAGCTGCCGCTGGAAACCGGTGCCGTCAACTTACCCGAGGCCGATTTCGAGGCCACCTTTGATGCATCCCAGGTGCGTCGCGTTACCGATGTGCTGTTAATTAGCCACGAAGGCACTGCACAGATTGTGGATGCGCGTGCGGCAAACCGTTTTAACGCCGAGGTGGACGAGCCACGTCCGGGTCTTCATCGCGGTCATATTCCCGGTAGCCTGAACGTGCCGTGGAATGCGTTAGTGGTTAATGGCGAATTAAAGCCTAATGCGGAGTTGGCGGCTATTTTCGAGCGCCAGGGCGTCAATATTCATCAGCCGGTGGTCGCCAGTTGTGGTTCCGGGGTGACTGCGGTGGTGGTGATTTTGGCTCTGATGACGCTGGGCGCGCAGGACGTTACGCTGTATGACGGTTCCTGGGGAGAATGGGGCGCACGCGATGATTTGCCGATTGCTAAATAG
- the sseB gene encoding enhanced serine sensitivity protein SseB — protein sequence MKETNSRLEEVLKLAATEPAHRPEFFTLLMQSSVWVPGESTGPQLDADTPVDLQHWKKEDGSSVIPFFTSESAMAQAISDQQAYVMMPVRTLFEMTLGETLFLNPELPNGKEFTPREIAHLLGEEGNALSQQTVLEGGASLLLSEIAQPPAQMIDSLTQLFSKHREVRRAFVAHIKEAAEDAPNLLIGIEADSDIETIIQAAGSVATDTLLDDEPVDICQVVEGEKGISHFFTAHITPFYERRWGSFLRAYKGERIL from the coding sequence ATGAAAGAAACCAATAGCCGTCTTGAAGAAGTGCTGAAGTTGGCGGCAACGGAACCGGCACATCGCCCTGAGTTTTTTACTTTGCTGATGCAGTCCAGCGTTTGGGTGCCGGGAGAGAGTACCGGGCCACAACTGGATGCCGATACGCCCGTTGATTTGCAGCACTGGAAAAAAGAGGACGGCAGTAGCGTGATTCCCTTTTTTACTTCGGAATCCGCCATGGCGCAGGCCATTAGCGACCAGCAAGCTTATGTAATGATGCCAGTGCGTACGCTGTTTGAAATGACGTTGGGGGAAACACTCTTCTTGAACCCGGAGTTACCCAACGGTAAAGAGTTTACGCCGCGAGAAATTGCCCATTTGTTGGGTGAAGAAGGGAATGCGCTGAGCCAACAAACAGTGCTGGAAGGTGGTGCGTCGTTGTTGCTGTCGGAAATTGCGCAGCCGCCGGCGCAGATGATTGATTCGTTGACGCAACTGTTCAGTAAACACCGTGAGGTGCGACGTGCCTTTGTCGCGCATATTAAAGAGGCGGCTGAGGATGCGCCCAATTTGCTGATTGGGATTGAAGCCGATAGCGACATTGAGACGATTATTCAGGCGGCCGGTAGCGTGGCAACCGATACGTTACTGGATGATGAGCCAGTGGATATTTGTCAGGTAGTGGAGGGCGAGAAGGGCATTAGCCATTTCTTTACCGCTCATATTACGCCATTTTATGAGCGCCGTTGGGGCAGTTTTTTGCGGGCTTATAAGGGTGAGCGGATCCTTTAG
- the pepB gene encoding aminopeptidase PepB yields MTTETMNITLSTAAADARWGEKALLSSNDKGMTIHLTGSDALAAIQRAGRKLDGQGIRNVALSGADWDLEKSWAFWQGYCGPKGERHVEWAQLSASDRAELDSRLKIIDWVRSTINLPAEDLSPEQLAQRAVDLLCGVACDAVSYRITKGEDLRQQQYMGIHTVGRGSSRSPVLLALDYNPSGDDDAPVYACLVGKGITFDTGGYSLKQSAFMDSMKSDMGGAATVTGALALAIARGLNKRVKLYLCCADNMVSGNAFKLGDIIHYRNGKTVEVMNTDAEGRLVLADGLIDASEQNPTLIIDAATLTGAAKTALGNDYHALFTFDDALAQRLLDSATDENEPFWRLPLAEFHRNHLPSNFADLNNIAGPAHSAGASTAAAFLSHFVKNYQQGWLHIDCSATYRKGAVDQWAAGATGLGVRTLARLLLK; encoded by the coding sequence ATGACAACCGAAACCATGAATATCACTCTGTCAACAGCAGCGGCCGATGCGCGCTGGGGTGAAAAAGCACTCCTGAGCAGTAATGATAAGGGTATGACTATCCATTTAACCGGCAGCGATGCGCTGGCGGCGATCCAACGAGCAGGACGTAAACTTGATGGCCAGGGGATCCGCAATGTGGCGTTGAGCGGCGCCGATTGGGATCTGGAAAAAAGTTGGGCCTTTTGGCAAGGCTATTGCGGCCCAAAAGGTGAGCGTCATGTCGAATGGGCGCAATTAAGCGCCAGCGATCGCGCGGAGCTGGATAGCCGACTGAAAATTATCGATTGGGTACGTAGTACCATTAACCTGCCGGCAGAAGATCTTAGCCCGGAACAGTTGGCCCAACGAGCGGTTGATCTGTTATGTGGCGTTGCGTGCGATGCGGTGAGCTACCGCATCACCAAGGGTGAAGATTTACGCCAACAGCAGTATATGGGCATCCACACTGTGGGGCGCGGCTCGTCGCGTAGCCCGGTGTTATTGGCGCTGGACTATAACCCTTCAGGTGATGATGACGCGCCGGTTTACGCCTGCTTAGTCGGCAAAGGAATTACTTTTGATACCGGCGGTTATAGCCTGAAACAAAGCGCATTTATGGATTCCATGAAGTCCGATATGGGCGGCGCAGCCACGGTAACCGGCGCTTTGGCGTTGGCGATTGCACGCGGTCTGAACAAGCGCGTTAAGTTGTACCTGTGCTGTGCGGATAACATGGTCAGCGGTAATGCCTTTAAGCTGGGTGATATTATTCACTACCGCAATGGCAAGACAGTCGAAGTGATGAATACCGATGCCGAGGGGCGTCTGGTGTTGGCGGATGGTTTGATTGATGCCAGCGAGCAAAATCCAACCTTAATTATTGATGCGGCAACGTTGACCGGCGCGGCGAAAACGGCGTTGGGCAATGATTACCACGCGTTATTTACCTTTGACGATGCGCTGGCGCAACGCTTGCTGGATAGCGCGACGGACGAAAATGAGCCATTCTGGCGTCTGCCGTTGGCGGAGTTCCATCGTAATCATCTGCCTTCCAACTTTGCCGATTTGAACAACATTGCCGGGCCTGCTCACTCAGCCGGTGCCAGTACTGCTGCGGCGTTTCTGTCGCACTTTGTGAAAAATTATCAGCAAGGCTGGCTACATATCGACTGCTCGGCAACTTACCGTAAAGGCGCGGTTGACCAGTGGGCAGCGGGCGCCACGGGTTTAGGCGTGCGAACCCTCGCCCGGCTGTTATTAAAATAA
- the iscX gene encoding Fe-S cluster assembly protein IscX: protein MGLKWTDSREIGEALYDARPETDPTTVRFTDMHQWVCELDEFDDEPTASNEKILEAILLVWLDEYQ from the coding sequence ATGGGATTAAAGTGGACCGACAGCCGGGAAATTGGTGAAGCGCTGTATGACGCCCGGCCAGAGACAGACCCGACTACGGTACGTTTTACCGATATGCATCAATGGGTTTGTGAGTTGGATGAATTTGATGATGAACCCACCGCATCCAATGAAAAAATTCTCGAAGCAATACTGTTAGTCTGGCTGGATGAGTATCAATAG
- the fdx gene encoding ISC system 2Fe-2S type ferredoxin, which yields MPKIVFLPHQDLLPEGGVFDAAQGDTILDVALRNGIDIEHACEKSCACTTCHCVVREGFDSLAESTEDEDDMLDKAWGLEPESRLGCQARITDEDLVVEIPRYTINHAREH from the coding sequence ATGCCAAAGATTGTATTTTTACCCCATCAGGATCTGTTACCAGAGGGGGGCGTGTTTGATGCCGCTCAGGGCGACACCATTCTGGACGTGGCACTACGTAACGGTATTGATATTGAACATGCCTGTGAGAAGTCCTGCGCGTGTACTACCTGTCACTGCGTTGTGCGCGAAGGGTTTGATTCATTAGCGGAAAGTACCGAAGATGAAGATGATATGTTGGATAAAGCTTGGGGGCTGGAGCCGGAAAGTCGGTTAGGCTGCCAGGCGCGCATTACCGATGAGGATCTGGTGGTGGAGATCCCACGCTACACCATCAACCACGCACGCGAACATTAA
- the hscA gene encoding Fe-S protein assembly chaperone HscA, with protein sequence MALLQISEPGLSAAPHQRRLAAGIDLGTTNSLVATVRSGQAETLPDAHQRHILPSVVRYQASGLTVGEEARQAAATDPVNTISSVKRLMGRSLADIQQRYPHLPYAFQASENGLPLIVTPAGLVNPVHVSGDILATLAERARASLEGELDGVVITVPAYFDDAQRQGTKDAARLAGLHVLRLLNEPTAAAIAYGLDSGKEGVIAVYDLGGGTFDISVLRLSRGVFEVLATGGDSALGGDDFDHLLADWLRERAGLSDRGDPVLQRQLLDAAIAAKIALSAAPSVAVEVADWRGDVTRADFDALIAPLVKRTLLACRRTLKDAEVTPEEVLEVVMVGGSTRVPQVREKVGEFFGRTPLTSIDPDKVVAIGAAIQADILVGNKPDSEMLLLDVIPLSLGLETMGGLVEKVIPRNTTIPVARAQEFTTFKDGQTAMSIHVLQGERELVTDCRSLARFTLRGIPTMPAGGAHIRVTFQVDADGLLSVTAMEKSTGVEASIQVKPSYGLTENEIAGMITDSMTHAQQDISARMLAEQKVDGLRVLESLDGALAEDAGLLNDEERAAIGQAQQALRDAVAGEDTDTIAAAIKKLDKVTQDFAARRMDESIRRALAGHSVDEV encoded by the coding sequence ATGGCGTTATTACAAATTAGTGAGCCGGGCCTGAGCGCGGCGCCGCACCAGCGTCGTCTTGCTGCCGGCATCGATCTCGGTACCACCAATTCACTGGTCGCCACCGTCCGTAGCGGGCAGGCCGAAACGCTACCCGATGCGCATCAGCGTCATATTCTCCCTTCTGTCGTGCGCTATCAGGCCAGCGGTTTAACCGTGGGCGAAGAGGCGCGACAGGCCGCCGCCACCGATCCGGTCAACACCATTAGTTCAGTAAAACGGTTGATGGGGCGTTCGCTGGCAGATATTCAACAACGTTATCCGCATCTTCCGTATGCCTTTCAGGCCAGTGAAAATGGCCTGCCGCTGATTGTCACGCCGGCGGGGTTGGTTAACCCGGTTCACGTCTCTGGCGATATTCTGGCGACGCTGGCGGAACGCGCGCGCGCTTCACTGGAGGGCGAACTTGACGGTGTGGTGATTACCGTACCGGCCTATTTCGATGATGCACAACGGCAGGGAACCAAAGATGCCGCGCGTTTAGCGGGGCTACATGTGCTGCGTTTGCTCAATGAGCCTACCGCTGCCGCGATTGCCTACGGTCTCGATTCGGGGAAAGAAGGGGTGATTGCGGTCTACGATCTTGGCGGCGGTACCTTTGATATTTCGGTGCTACGTCTAAGCCGTGGGGTTTTCGAAGTATTGGCGACCGGCGGCGATTCGGCGCTAGGTGGCGATGATTTCGACCATTTACTGGCTGATTGGTTGCGTGAACGTGCAGGGCTGAGCGATCGTGGCGATCCGGTTTTGCAGCGTCAGCTATTAGATGCGGCAATCGCGGCGAAAATCGCGCTAAGCGCTGCGCCAAGTGTCGCGGTTGAGGTGGCGGATTGGCGTGGTGATGTGACGCGCGCCGATTTCGATGCGCTAATTGCACCGCTGGTTAAACGCACGCTGCTGGCTTGCCGTCGCACGCTGAAAGATGCCGAAGTGACGCCGGAAGAGGTGCTGGAAGTGGTGATGGTTGGCGGTTCTACGCGGGTACCTCAGGTGCGTGAAAAAGTCGGCGAATTTTTTGGCCGTACGCCGCTCACTTCGATCGATCCGGATAAAGTCGTGGCGATCGGCGCTGCGATTCAGGCGGATATTCTGGTGGGGAATAAGCCAGACAGCGAAATGCTGCTATTAGATGTGATCCCCTTATCGCTTGGGCTAGAAACCATGGGCGGTTTGGTGGAGAAAGTGATCCCACGAAATACCACCATTCCGGTGGCGCGCGCGCAGGAATTTACCACTTTTAAAGATGGTCAAACGGCGATGAGTATTCACGTCCTGCAAGGCGAGCGTGAATTAGTCACGGATTGCCGTTCGCTGGCGCGTTTCACCCTGCGCGGCATTCCGACCATGCCTGCCGGCGGGGCGCATATCCGTGTCACCTTCCAGGTTGATGCCGACGGCTTGTTAAGCGTAACGGCAATGGAGAAATCCACCGGCGTTGAGGCTTCAATTCAGGTTAAACCGTCTTACGGTCTAACCGAAAATGAAATTGCCGGTATGATTACCGATTCGATGACGCACGCCCAGCAGGATATTAGCGCGCGTATGCTGGCTGAACAGAAGGTGGATGGGCTGCGGGTGCTGGAAAGCCTCGACGGCGCATTGGCCGAAGATGCAGGCTTACTGAACGATGAAGAGCGTGCGGCCATTGGTCAGGCGCAGCAGGCGTTACGCGATGCGGTAGCCGGAGAGGATACCGATACCATCGCCGCCGCGATTAAAAAATTAGATAAAGTTACCCAGGATTTTGCTGCACGCCGTATGGATGAATCTATCCGTCGCGCACTGGCCGGGCACTCTGTGGACGAGGTTTGA
- the hscB gene encoding co-chaperone HscB, which translates to MDYFTLFGLPVSFELDGTLLTERFQTLQRQFHPDRFATRPERERLHALQQAATINQGYQALRQPLPRAEYLLSLQGIDINNEQHTMRDTAFLMEQLELREELESIEQAANAEEQLNAFMQRLEQMMQQRSAQMKQQLNDTQWAQAADTVRKLRFLVKLRSQAEQLEERLLDL; encoded by the coding sequence ATGGATTACTTCACCCTCTTTGGGTTGCCCGTCTCGTTTGAGCTTGACGGCACTCTACTGACTGAACGTTTTCAGACGTTGCAGCGTCAGTTTCATCCCGATCGTTTTGCCACGCGCCCTGAGCGTGAGCGTCTGCATGCCTTACAACAGGCCGCCACCATTAATCAGGGCTACCAGGCATTACGCCAGCCGTTACCTCGTGCCGAATACCTGCTCTCTTTGCAGGGCATCGATATTAATAATGAACAACATACGATGCGCGATACGGCGTTTCTGATGGAGCAGTTGGAACTGCGCGAAGAGCTGGAAAGCATTGAACAGGCGGCAAATGCTGAAGAGCAACTGAACGCGTTTATGCAGCGGCTTGAGCAGATGATGCAACAACGTAGCGCGCAGATGAAACAACAGCTCAATGACACGCAGTGGGCACAAGCGGCGGATACCGTGCGTAAATTACGTTTTCTGGTTAAACTTCGCAGCCAAGCCGAACAACTCGAAGAAAGACTGCTCGATTTATAA
- the iscA gene encoding iron-sulfur cluster assembly protein IscA produces the protein MSITLSDSAASRVSAFLQNRGKGFGLRLGVRTSGCSGMAYVLEFVDEPDREDTVFEDKGVKVVIDGKSLVYLDGTELDFVKEGLNEGFKFINPNVKDECGCGESFHV, from the coding sequence ATGTCAATTACGTTAAGCGACAGCGCTGCATCCCGCGTGAGCGCTTTCCTGCAAAACCGTGGCAAGGGCTTTGGCCTACGTCTCGGCGTGCGGACGTCAGGTTGCTCCGGTATGGCGTATGTGCTGGAGTTTGTTGATGAGCCGGATCGTGAAGATACCGTGTTCGAAGACAAAGGCGTTAAGGTGGTTATTGACGGCAAAAGCCTGGTCTACCTGGACGGGACGGAATTGGACTTCGTGAAAGAAGGCTTGAACGAAGGTTTCAAATTCATTAACCCAAACGTGAAAGACGAATGCGGCTGTGGTGAAAGCTTCCACGTTTAG
- the iscU gene encoding Fe-S cluster assembly scaffold IscU, with amino-acid sequence MAYSEKVIDHYENPRNVGSFDNADPSIGSGMVGAPACGDVMKLQIKVNPEGIIEDARFKTYGCGSAIASSSLITEWVKGKSLDEAEAIKNTQIAEELELPPVKIHCSILAEDAIKAAIADYKSKKNA; translated from the coding sequence ATGGCTTACAGCGAAAAAGTAATCGATCACTATGAAAACCCGCGTAATGTGGGCTCATTTGATAACGCCGATCCTTCCATCGGCAGCGGCATGGTCGGCGCGCCAGCCTGCGGCGATGTGATGAAACTACAAATTAAAGTTAACCCCGAAGGCATCATTGAAGACGCGCGTTTCAAAACCTACGGCTGCGGTTCAGCAATTGCCTCCAGCTCACTGATTACTGAATGGGTCAAAGGCAAATCACTGGATGAAGCCGAAGCGATTAAAAACACCCAGATTGCGGAAGAATTAGAACTGCCGCCGGTAAAAATTCACTGCTCCATTTTAGCGGAAGACGCGATTAAAGCAGCGATTGCTGATTATAAGAGCAAGAAAAACGCATAA